One window of the bacterium genome contains the following:
- a CDS encoding porphobilinogen synthase, protein MPKFPALRMRRLRRTAALRRLVRETRVSVDDLVLPLFVVPGSGVRRPVSSMPGVAQTSVDEVVRDAVEAAELGIPAVLLFGVPESKDEVGSRAYAEDGVVQRAVAAIKEAVPELVVITDVCLCEYTSHGHCGVVRDGVVDNDATLELLARQALSHAAAGADVVAPSDMMDGRVGVLRSALDAEGFADVAILSYAAKFASAFYGPFREAAESAPQFGDRRGYQMDPGNALEALREVRLDIEEGADIVMVKPALAYLDVVRRVKEATGYPVCAYHVSGEYAAVKAAALQGWLDEDRAMREVLTSIKRAGADLIVTYWAREFARGAASSD, encoded by the coding sequence ATGCCGAAGTTCCCGGCGCTCCGGATGCGGCGGCTGCGGCGCACGGCCGCCTTGCGCCGGCTCGTGCGCGAGACGCGCGTGAGCGTGGACGACCTCGTGCTGCCGCTCTTCGTGGTCCCGGGGTCGGGCGTGCGGCGGCCGGTGTCGTCGATGCCCGGCGTGGCGCAGACGTCCGTGGACGAGGTGGTGCGTGACGCGGTGGAGGCGGCGGAGCTGGGGATCCCTGCGGTCCTTCTGTTCGGTGTCCCGGAGTCGAAGGACGAGGTGGGGAGCCGGGCGTACGCCGAGGACGGCGTGGTGCAACGGGCGGTGGCAGCCATCAAGGAGGCGGTGCCGGAGCTCGTCGTGATCACGGACGTGTGCCTTTGCGAGTACACGTCCCACGGGCACTGCGGCGTGGTGCGGGACGGCGTGGTGGACAACGACGCGACGCTGGAGCTGCTGGCGCGGCAGGCGCTGAGCCACGCCGCCGCAGGCGCGGACGTGGTCGCGCCGAGCGACATGATGGACGGCCGGGTGGGCGTCCTCCGCAGCGCGTTGGACGCCGAGGGCTTCGCCGACGTGGCCATCCTCTCGTATGCAGCGAAGTTCGCCTCCGCGTTCTACGGGCCGTTCCGGGAGGCGGCGGAGAGCGCGCCGCAGTTCGGCGACCGACGGGGCTATCAGATGGACCCCGGGAACGCCCTGGAGGCGCTGCGCGAGGTGCGGCTCGACATCGAGGAGGGCGCGGACATCGTCATGGTGAAGCCGGCGCTCGCGTACCTCGATGTCGTCCGTCGGGTCAAGGAGGCCACGGGCTACCCCGTGTGCGCGTACCACGTCTCGGGCGAGTATGCGGCGGTGAAAGCGGCGGCGCTGCAGGGCTGGTTGGACGAGGACCGGGCGATGAGGGAGGTGTTGACGTCGATCAAGCGCGCCGGTGCGGACCTGATCGTGACGTACTGGGCGCGCGAGTTCGCGCGCGGCGCTGCGTCGTCCGATTGA